Genomic window (Capsicum annuum cultivar UCD-10X-F1 chromosome 10, UCD10Xv1.1, whole genome shotgun sequence):
ttggagAAAACTCAGAaactttgggaacacataccAAACTTAGAGACTTTGagaacacataccttgggaggtgtgtagttagaaattaaagtttataatttctagttgttgagttatagagattagagtttataattcctagtttttgagttggaattagagtttataattcttacaaaagttttgtaatcagtcgttgttgaggctcaaagtTTTTTTGTGAAATTAGGGTTAAATCCTATAAAAGTGgttggaattagagtttataattcttaCAAGAGTttttacaagagttttgtaatcagccgttgttgaggctcaaagtTTTTTTGTAAAGTTAGGGTTAAATCCTATAAAAGtgcaggtcgtgattttttacactGTTTGAGCCAGatatttttcacgtaaaaattattgtattctttactttttgtttactaCTTCCTTGAAACACGTCAAACAACACATTCCTTCAATAAGCAaaagttaggcgaaaataagaaaatcagtacGGCACGAATTCTTAACATGCACCCTTCAGTGTAATTCTAAATTCCAACGTTAATATCTTCTCTTTTGTAAGATTGCCAATTTAAAATTTGTGTAATCACTTATCTAACACCTGCTTGATATTGTGTAAATAACATAAGATCTTACGAATAATATTCAAGCcaattgaaaaagaagagaataaagTGAAAGAAATCGTGGAGACATTGAACTAACGGGTTCTCTGCCCCTGCATGGATAGAGCGACAGAGGTTCTTTTGAAAATTCAAGTGGCCTGAAAATTCAAGAGAAGGTCACGACGCTGAGATGATAGAACATCTATTATCAAAATTGGGTTGCAATACAACCACAACTAACCACCAAAGTTTCAATAAAAGCTCGACGACTATGACTCCAAAAGACAAATAAAAGAGATAGAGACAACTGATAAAACATAGAATATAATGGATCGATATGCAGGATCACACTTCATCCATGCATCTTATTCTTCTCCACATCTTGATATTAAATTGTGATGACTGTATCAGCCTTACTGAACCCTGCATTGCCACATTAAACCAACATTAACCGATTATCTTCTCACATAGACAGCACATGAAGTTGCTACTGTTGGTGTAACAATTGATAGTATGCGAATATGCTTCTTTTCGTAACACGTTAGATCATATAATATATACGACTAGCTATATGCGGTAGAAATGTGTCGATATGTATCCCAAAATAGCCCTCTATTAAAATACGGTAATagtataaaattatgatattctTTCTCCATCCGTTTAAAAAACaataatacttttctttttaattcgtttaaaaaaaataatcctttctttttctaaaaatactttaatttcaactctttctttttctgaaaacactttaatttcaactttcgtAGTACATTTGACaaaactttaatttaagatttttttttattttcttaaactttatgttttatttttttccaatattattcttaatattaaataactaaacaaatatatttactcaaattcataCTTTTAATGCATATTAATaggattattttaataaaataagtctttattaaataatttcttaaggGTATGCCAAATCAATAAgcgtaaattaaaataaaatggaggaagtACTATTAATGTACAAAACATAGTAGATCTAGCGGTAAGAAGGAAAATAACGTACTTGGAGCAGTCAGTGGAGGGGCTGATTTTGTAAGGGATGTTGACGCCACAAGCAGCAGGGAGACCAGCAGCTTTGGCCGCATCAATGCCCTTAATAGCATTAGCGGCTGATTTCAGGCAAGTACAGGCTGTCTTCCGGTCCGCTGGAGTCTTGGCTGCACCCAACAGACCCTTAATACCAACACAGCAGCCTCCGAGAGGGCCACGACCCGTCAAATAAGGGAGGCAAGGAGCCACGCCACTTGTGACCTGACTGCATGTCAGTGCCTCTGCATGGGGTGCAACCACCATCATGCAAAAAAGCACGAAGCATGCAATCTTGCCAACCTTGTTCATTGTTATATAAACTaagaaagataaaacaataaagagGAGGAGAGTAGTGGATTGAGGATACCACAAATGTTTTGCTTGAGTGTTGGGTGAAAAAACTGCTGAGActtaaagggtatttatagagagGAAATTGGGACTAAATTAATGGAGGAATGAGAAATCCAATTGATAGTGTATTAGGGAGGTGTCCACTGGCTATAAAGTCAGATTTAGGGTGCGAACCGAATGGAGAAATGTTTTCTAGTTTTATTCTACTGCTAAagttaaagaaggaaaaaaaaaaaa
Coding sequences:
- the LOC107845933 gene encoding non-specific lipid-transfer protein 2; its protein translation is MNKVGKIACFVLFCMMVVAPHAEALTCSQVTSGVAPCLPYLTGRGPLGGCCVGIKGLLGAAKTPADRKTACTCLKSAANAIKGIDAAKAAGLPAACGVNIPYKISPSTDCSKVQ